The genomic stretch TCCTAAAGATTGGCAGTAATTTTATTTGATTGTATAAAGACAAATAAATGTTTTTTTATAAAATAAAACTTGATTTTTTTTTGATAATATGATAATATATAAAGCAACTACCAGCTCGGGTGATGGAATTGGTAGACATAGCAGATTTAAAATCTGCTGGTCCTTGTGACCGTGCCGGTTCGATTCCGGCCCCGAGCAAATAAACCTAAAGAACGGAGTAAATAATAAGGTTTATAGCAATATTTAAGCTATGAACTTTTTTTGTATATTGAATATGATAAATAATCATGATAAACTTTCTAAACAAAATTTAATTATCCTAATTATAGGACTTGTAATATTTGCTTTAAGTTTTTTATTTATAGCACTTGTAGGGCAGCACCCTGAAGGTTTTATGGGGTTTCTAGCTCCTTTTACTATGCTTGTAGGAATTATTGTTATAGTTACAGGATTCTTGTATAAATCAAATTCTTAATTTTTATTTGCCAAAAAGTTTTTTATAAATATCATTTTGCTCTTCTAAGTGCACTGCAAACCCTACGGCTATTTTATTTTCTGTAGCTTCTATTATTTTTCTAGCTCCTTCTTCTCCAAAGCCTCCGCATAGCTCTATACAGTCAATACCTTCACTTTTAAGTT from Brachyspira murdochii DSM 12563 encodes the following:
- a CDS encoding DUF6506 family protein, encoding MKFAYLIMGTIFDSSKDRAYIHNEVSQIIGVSDIEEACKIAKELKSEGIDCIELCGGFGEEGARKIIEATENKIAVGFAVHLEEQNDIYKKLFGK